From the Campylobacter volucris genome, the window ACCCCATCTAGCACCCAATTTCAGCACTATCAAGATTTAAGCCATGAAGAGCTTTTGAAAAAAAGTATTGTTCCTATGTCTTTTCCCATGATGGTAGGACCAGGTACACTTTCTACCATAGTAGTTATCTCTGAAGATCAAAGTTTAGGCATTGCTATTGCTTCTATTTTGCTAACTTTTGCCTTCATTTTTGTACTTTTTCATTTTTCAGCAACCATTGAAAAAGTTATTGGAAAATTAGTTCTTTATGTATTTTCAAGAATAGCATTGGTTTTTATAATGGCCATGGGTGTAAAAATGATAGCTATTGGGATTCAAACCTATATTCATCAAATTTAGGGTAGATAAAAAAACTTTTTTGCAAAAATACTTCTTCATTTACTCCTTGATTTGCATTTAATAATACACTTACATTAATAGCTATAATTGAATTAGGATTTTCATAATCTGTTATAATTTTTCCATTATCACACTTAGCCAAAGGATACACATAATCAATTTTAACCACAGCTTGATTATAGTTAAATTTAATTTCATCAAGGCATTCTTTATCTTGAGTTCTTGCCTCATATAAAAAATATTTTGACAATTCCACAGCATCAAAAAGGATGATTTTTCCTTGAGTGTAAAAAATCAAATCTTTCATTATTCTTGGAGGGTATGAGGAAATTTTTATAGCAAAAAGCACCATAAAAGACACAAATATAATTAAAAAAATAGTATAAATCATAGCAAAAGATTTTTTCACTTAAACATCCATTTGCTTAAACACTCATCATTTTTACAAAGTGTAATTTTAATAAAATTTTGATCTTTCTCTATGCCAAATTGATCGATCTCATCAGCAAATAAAAATCTATCTTGCCTATTTTCAAAATCTTTAATTTCAAAAAATATCTTTTTATCTTCATAAATGATTTTTATAAAAGCATACACAACATGATAAAATCCACTAAAACTTTCACCATAAAAATTTACATTTTCTTTATCTTGAACATATACTTTATAAATTTTATTGTCATTTAAAGCATACATGTATATAAAATCATAAGGATAAATTTTTTGCTTTTTAGCTAAATGCAAATCTTTATAATTACTTAAAACTCCATTTAAAACACCATTTTCAATAAAATAAAATCTACTATTTGGGCTTATAAAATTTTCTCCATCAAGCACAATACCACTAAAATTTAATACTTTTAAATTTACATCATAAAAAATGTCATCATTTGCACTCATATAACACTCAAAATAATTTGTATCATATTTAATTTCAATACAAGTTTGATAAATTTTTTCTATGCCTAATAAAGCTTGGTTTAAATCAAAGAAAATACTATTTTTATTTTTTATTTCAAAAACTCTTTTATAAATTTGTAAAGAAGGACTGGTTAAAACATATGCAATAATTCCAAATATAACTAAGCTCAAAACAAGTTCTAATAAACTAAAAGCTTGCTTCATTGTAAAATTCTTTTTTATAAGAAAGATCTTTTGGTTTTAAAGATTTAAGGTTAAAAGTATCATCAAAATATTCTATAAATATATGGTTGTTTATTTGGATAATTCTTGTATTGGCTAAGTTTTTTTGTAAAAGATTTTTTTCTACTTCATACAATTTTTGATTTAATTTTAAGCTATCGAAAGATTTAAAATAAAAAATAAAATAATAAAAGCTAAAAATTACACCAAGCAAAACTATACAAAAAGCAAGCTCTAGGAGACTAAAAGCTTGCTTCATTTTTGAGAACTAGCTAAAAAAGCTTCAAAAAATGCAGCCCTTAAAGCTCTTTTTTCCAAAGCTTCGATTCCTTTTATAGTTACTCCTGCTGGAGAGCAAATTTTTTCTTTTATCAAGGCTGGATGCTCTTGATTAAACAAGGCACTAAAGCTTTCAAAAGTAGCCTTGGTTAGATTATAACTTAAATCATTTTTCAATCCACCTCTTACTCCAGCATTAGCTAAAGCTTCTGCTACCAAAGCTAAAAAAGCAGGAGCACAACCACTTAAAACCATAGCAATATCAAATTCTTTTTCATTTTGAAGCAAAAAAGATTTACCAAAAGTATTAAGCACTTGCAAGATTTCATCTTTAAATAAAGATTTTTCCATTAAATACGCAGTTGTGGAAGATTTAAATTTCGCAGCAATATTAGGCATTATTTTTATATAATCTTGTGCTTTTATGACATGAAGTTGTTCAAAAGTAGTATTTGCCAAAACAGAAACAACCCATCTTGCCTCACCTTTTAACATTTTTGCAACATCATTTAACGCAAAAGGTTTAAAAGCTAAAATTACATTTTTACCTTCTAAATTAAATTCTTTATAGGAAATTGTTTTAATGTTTGGTTTAGATATTATATTTTTACTTTCATCTCTAGCGACAATTGTAATTTCATATTTATCTTCTAACCCCAATGCTATAGCATTTGCCATAGCTCCATTTCCTAAAATATAAATTTCAGACATTATTTACTTGTTTGTTTGATAAAAGCTGAAATTTTTTCAGATTGAAAATAATTAGGATATTTAGTTGTATCTAAGATTACTTGAACTAAAGAATTATTGTCATAATTCATCACAACAGGAGCTAAAAAATTTACTGTTGATTCTTCCAAAGGCTTATTAATAGCAACAATTACAAAAACACCAAAACTTGATTTTTCATTTAAAGCTAATAATTCTTGATAATAATCAGGAACTTCAAAATCATAATCTGGGCGTATCATATAAGGATCAATCATCACAAAAGAAAAATCTTTCCCATCAAGACTTTTTAGTCTATAAAACACCTCGTCTATCTTGTAAAAATTCATATTTTTGGTTTCTTCAAAACCTAAAATAGGACATTTAACCTCTAAATTCATTTTGCCTCCTAAAATCTATTGACTAAGAAATTACAAAAAATTAAGCAAAATTAGTTCCAAATTTAAAATGCTTAAAAATTTATACTTTTTGATTATAATTTTAGTTTTTAAAAATTAACAATTTCATAAACATAAAAACATTATAATAATGCTTTTATTTTTAAAGGTTTAATAATGAAAAAAATTTTAATATCTTGTACTATTATTTGTGGATTATTTTTAGGAGCTTGTAGCTCAAAAAAAGCTGAGGATTTATATAATTTAAGTGCTATTGAGTGGTATCAACAAATCATCAAAGATTTACAAGAAAAAAATCTCGAAGCAGCAGATCAGCATTATACTTCAATGGCTGCTGAACATGTAGCAGATCCATTGCTAGAGCAAACTTTGTTAATTTTAGCACAAGCTCACATTAGCGAAGAACAATACGAACTAGCAAATTTTTACCTTGATGAATATTTAAATAAATTTGGCGATTCTCAAAATATTGCTTATATAAGATATTTAAAAATTAAAGCCAAATTTGATTCCTTTGCTGTACCTAATCGCAACCAAGCGCTAATGCTTCAAACCATACAAGAAATTCAAGAATACAATCAAAATTATCCAAATGTTCAATACAACGATTTAATCGATACTATGTTTACTAAATTTAATCTTGCAATTTTTTACCTTGATACTAGCATCGCAGAACTTTACAAAAAACTTGGTAGAAAAGAAAGTTATGAAATTTATAAAGAAAAATTAGAAAATTCTGATTTTAAAAATTTAGACATGATTAAACCTGAATTACCATGGTATAGAAAAATATTTGAAGAAGGTATATTGTAATGAAATTAGATAATAATCAAAATTATCCTACTCAACTTCCAGTGATCATAGAAGATGAATTATTTTTATATCCTTTTATGATTACTCCTATTTTTTTAAGTGATACGCAAAATATCAAAGCACTTGATTTAGCTATACAAAATGAAACAATGATATTTGTAGCTCCTTCTAAGATAGAAGGTGGAAGAAGTTTTGATGATATTTATGATTGTGGAGTAATTGGAAATGTCATGAGAAAGGTTCCTCTTCCAGATGGGAGAATTAAAATTTTATTTCAAGGCTATGCTAAAGCAAAAATTATCAATCAGCTTTCAAATGAGCCACTATGTGCTTTAGTTGATTTGATCCACCAAGAGCCATTATGTTCCACCAAAAAAGAAGCCATAATGGAAGTTTTAAGAGAAAAAGCTAAAGCTTTATCCACGGTAAGTCATTATTTTCCACCTGATCTTTTAAGAACCATAGAAGAAGATAACGAACCAAGTAGAATTTGTGATCTTATCTTAAATTCTATTAAAATTAAAAAACACCAAGCTTATGAATTTTTTATCGAAACTAATTTAGAAACCAAACTTTTAAATTTAATTGATTATCTTGCCAAAGAAATAGAAGCAAATAAAATCCAAAAAGAAATCAAAAACAAAGTACATTCTAAAATAGATAAAGTCAATAAGGAATATTTCTTAAAAGAACAGCTTAAACAAATTCAAAGAGAACTAGGAAGTGATATACAAAAAGAAAGCGAAGTAGAAGAATATAATAAAAAATTAGAAAAAAAGAAAGCTTTTATGTATGAAGATGCATACAAAGAAATAAAAAAACAAATTCAAAAATATGAAAGAATTCATCAAGATAACTCTGAAGCTTCTATGGTGCAAACTTATATCGAAACTGTTTTAGATATACCTTTTGAATCATCATCTAAGAAAAAACTAAATTTATCAGATGTTATCAAGCAATTAAATACAGATCATTATGCTTTAGAAAAACCAAAAGAACGCATAGAAGAGTATTTTGCCGTAAAAGAGCTATTAGAAAAACGCAAAATCAAAGATAAAGATGGGGCTAAAGTGATTTTATGTCTTGTAGGTCCTCCTGGCGTAGGAAAGACATCTTTAGCAAATTCAGTCGCCAAAGCTTTAAAAAGAGAGTTAGTTCGTATTGCACTAGGTGGTCTTGAAGATGTAAATGAACTAAGAGGTCATAGAAGAACTTATATAGGAGCAATGCCTGGACGCATCATACAAGGACTTATAGAAGCAAAACAAAGTAATCCCGTTGTCGTACTAGATGAAATTGATAAATTAAGTCACAATCACAGAGGCGATCCAAGTGCAGTTTTACTTGAAATTTTAGATCCTGAACAAAATACTAAATTTAGAGATTATTATTTAAATTTTAATATAGATTTAAGTAAAATCATTTTTATAGCAACTGCCAATGATGCAAGCTTAATCCCTGCTGCTTTAAAAGATAGAATGGAATTTATAGAACTTAGTTCTTACACTCCTCAAGAAAAATTCCAAATCGCAAAAGATTATTTAATACCTGATGAAATTAAAAAACATGGGCTTAAAAAAGAAGAAATTACTTTTGATAAAAAAGCTATAGAATTAATCATTAGCGATTATACAAGAGAATCAGGAGTTAGAAATTTAAGAAGAAAAATCGCAGAAATTTGTAGAAAATGCGTAAAAAAACTTCTTTTAAATAAAGAATTTAAAACTATCAAAATCACAACTAAAAATCTAAAAGATTTTTTAGACAAAAAAGTCTTTGAAATAGAAAAGCATGAAAAAGAAAATAAAATTGGTCAAGTAAATGGCCTTGCATGGACTGCTGTTGGTGGAGATGTATTAAAAATAGAAGCTATTAAAATAAAAGGCAAAGGAGAGCTTACCCTTACTGGTAGTTTGGGTGATGTGATGAAAGAATCTGCAAAAATCTCTCAAAGTCTTATTAAAAATTTAATAGATCAAAATATTATTAAAGTTCCAAAAAATTTAATCTACAAAGAAGACGAAAGCGTTTATAATCTTTATAATCTCCATATTCATGTTCCAGATGGAGCTACGCCAAAAGATGGACCAAGTGCAGGCATTACCATAACTACTGCAATAGCTTCAATCTTTAGCAATAAAAAAGTAAGATCTGATGTTGCTATGACTGGAGAAATAGATCTAATGGGCAATGTTTTACCAATAGGTGGCTTAAAAGAAAAATTAATTGCTGCGTATAAAGCAGAAATTTCAACAGCCATTATCCCACATAAAAACTATGAAAGAGATTTAAAAGATATACCTCAAGAAGTCATTGATAATATGAAAATCATAGGGGTGAAAAATCTAGCAGAAGTTTTAAAAATAGTTCTTGTTTAAAAAAACTAGAAGCTTTATGCTTCTAGTTTATCCATTATAGCTTTACTTTCTTTTTCTAATTCTCTTATATCATTAACAATAGCATCGTATGCTGATTTGTCTATGACTTCATTTTGAGAAAGTTCAACTGCTTTATTTGCTCTTCTTTGTAAATGCTCACTCTTAATATCTAACTCATGTGGAGTAATCAATGGACAGAATATACTTTGTGCATCTTCATCTTTGCATAGTGTAGAGATAGGATCAAGATTATGCAATTTATCTTGAGAACCATTAAGAGTCAAATAAACATCAGATTTATATAAAATATGATCAATTTTCATAGCAGAAAGAGTTAAATCAGAAGCAAAATTTGTAAATTCTTTGCCTAAATGAGAACTTTTATCTTCTAATTCTCTAAATGCTTCGCTAAAATCTGCAATTTTACTATCTGAAGAATTTGCAATAACATAAACTTTTTCACTATTTTCTTGGATAGAGCCTATTTCTTGATTCATCACTTGTATAGCTAAAGTAATTTCTCCAGTAGCCTTTTGAGTTTTTTCAGCTAATTGTCTAACTTCATCAGCAACAACAGCAAATCCACGACCATGTTCTCCTGCACGAGCTGCTTCAATCGCTGCATTTAAAGCTAAAAGGTTAGTTTGATCTGCGATATCTCTAATAACTTCGACGATAGAATTGATATTTTGCGCATTAGAAGCAAAAGTATTTACAGCATTTTTACTTTCATCAGCTACTTGCATCATTGATGAGATTGATTCTTGCAAGCCACCAATTTCTATACCATTTTTTTGAGCAGTATCAGAAATAATTCTTATATCACTAAAGACTTCTCTCATAAGTTTTATAATTTTATTTAAAGAAGTAGATAAATCATTTAAATTTTTATTTTGATTGCTTAAACTTAAATCCATTAATTCTCTAGAAAGTGCATTTTTAAATACAGATTTACCTGTTTTTTCTATATCATCTAAAGATTCATTAATGAAATTTATATTATGAACAAAAATTCCTTTTAAACCTTCAGGTATTGCTCTTCTATAATATTCACCTTTTTGAGAACATGCTATAGAAGTGTTAATCTCTCTTAAATAAGCTTCTAAGCCATCAATAGTATTATTTAAATTATCTGCAATTTCTTTTAATTTTTTATTGCGACATTTAATATATATAACCCTCTCATCAAAATTTCCATTTTTTAGCTCTTTGCTTAAATGTAAAATTTTATCATTAAAATCTTCATCGCTTTTATTAATATAAATACTAGCTAAAAACACTAAAAAAACTAAACCAAAAATACCAGCAGATATATACTCTGCAAATAATACCCCTACTAAACACCCTATAATGCTTACTAAAAGTCCAATATACAAAACATTTCTTGCCAAAACAATCTCCTAATTTATTTTTGAATTTCCATCATAAGTTGATTATAAGTCATACCATAAGATTTTACTATTTTTTGGAGCTCTTCAACTCCTGCTTTAATCCCATGATCTTTTTCTTTTTCTATAAGCTTTCTATAAATTTTTTCCATAGTCGCAATTGCTTCTTGCTTAGGTTTTCTTCTTACAGAATAATAATTGATAACATTATCATTTATATCATGCGAAGCTGTTACATTAGCAAAAACCCAATAATAATCATTATATTTGGTTTTATTTTTTACAAAAGCAAAAATTTCTTTACCCTCTTGAATATAATCCCATAAAAATTTAAACACCGTTCTTGGCATATCAGGATGACGCATAAGACTATGAGGTTTATATAAAATTTCTTCAATAGAATAATCTGAGTATTTTAAAAAATCATCATTAGCGTAAATAATTTCACCCCTTAAATTTGTCTTTGATGTTATTAAAACATCTGAAGTTAAAACTTTTTCTTTAGACACAGACAATCTCCTTCTTATCTATTTTTCAAGATTTTATTTAAGATAAAAAAAGTGTTATTATATATTAAGATAAAATAATACTTTTTAAACAAACCTTAATATATTATTTTTGCAAGGCAAGAATCAATTGATTATAGTTCATATTATATGAAGTAACAATCTTCATTAATTCTTCAATTCCTGCTTTAATACCACCATTTTTTTCCGCTTCTAAAAGTATTTGATATACTTTTTCTATTGTAGCAATTGCTTCTTGCTTAGGTTTTCTCCTTACAGAATAATAATTAATAATATTTCCATTTTCATCATATGAAGCTGTAACATTAGTAAAAACCCAATAATAATCATTATATTTGGTTTTATTTTTTACAAAAGCAAAAATTTCTTTACCCTCTTGAATATAATCCCATAAACATTTAAAAACTGTCTTTGGCATATCAGGATGACGAACTATACTATGAGGTTTGTATAAAATTTCTTTCATACTATAACCTGCATATTTTAAAAAATCATCGTTAGCATAAATAATATCACCCTTTAAATCAGTTTTTGAGGTTATCAATGTATTTGCTTCTAGGATTATTTCTTTTGACATATTTTTCCTTGTTTTATTTTTTTAAATTTCATTAAAATTAAAACCTTTTTCAAAAAGTATTTTTCTAACTAATTCTTGGTGCTCCTTTCCTTTTGTTTCTAAAGTGATAAAAATCATAGCATCACCATAATCTAGCTTAGTTGAAAATCTATCATAATCAATTTTAACAATATTGGCATTAGCTTCTTTTATAGCATCACTTAAAGCCATCAAAGCGCCAGGTTTATCA encodes:
- a CDS encoding MarC family protein, with amino-acid sequence MFSDIESEFYIVLLASVTIIAVLNPFGNLPQFITMTEGLDAQKRKKLFRNIIYTAFCIVLVFLLLGPFIMKYLFKIDINDLRVAGGLILIIMSTKNLLFTPSSTQFQHYQDLSHEELLKKSIVPMSFPMMVGPGTLSTIVVISEDQSLGIAIASILLTFAFIFVLFHFSATIEKVIGKLVLYVFSRIALVFIMAMGVKMIAIGIQTYIHQI
- a CDS encoding prepilin-type N-terminal cleavage/methylation domain-containing protein: MKQAFSLLELVLSLVIFGIIAYVLTSPSLQIYKRVFEIKNKNSIFFDLNQALLGIEKIYQTCIEIKYDTNYFECYMSANDDIFYDVNLKVLNFSGIVLDGENFISPNSRFYFIENGVLNGVLSNYKDLHLAKKQKIYPYDFIYMYALNDNKIYKVYVQDKENVNFYGESFSGFYHVVYAFIKIIYEDKKIFFEIKDFENRQDRFLFADEIDQFGIEKDQNFIKITLCKNDECLSKWMFK
- a CDS encoding pyrroline-5-carboxylate reductase, whose product is MSEIYILGNGAMANAIALGLEDKYEITIVARDESKNIISKPNIKTISYKEFNLEGKNVILAFKPFALNDVAKMLKGEARWVVSVLANTTFEQLHVIKAQDYIKIMPNIAAKFKSSTTAYLMEKSLFKDEILQVLNTFGKSFLLQNEKEFDIAMVLSGCAPAFLALVAEALANAGVRGGLKNDLSYNLTKATFESFSALFNQEHPALIKEKICSPAGVTIKGIEALEKRALRAAFFEAFLASSQK
- the fliW gene encoding flagellar assembly protein FliW translates to MNLEVKCPILGFEETKNMNFYKIDEVFYRLKSLDGKDFSFVMIDPYMIRPDYDFEVPDYYQELLALNEKSSFGVFVIVAINKPLEESTVNFLAPVVMNYDNNSLVQVILDTTKYPNYFQSEKISAFIKQTSK
- a CDS encoding outer membrane protein assembly factor BamD, whose amino-acid sequence is MKKILISCTIICGLFLGACSSKKAEDLYNLSAIEWYQQIIKDLQEKNLEAADQHYTSMAAEHVADPLLEQTLLILAQAHISEEQYELANFYLDEYLNKFGDSQNIAYIRYLKIKAKFDSFAVPNRNQALMLQTIQEIQEYNQNYPNVQYNDLIDTMFTKFNLAIFYLDTSIAELYKKLGRKESYEIYKEKLENSDFKNLDMIKPELPWYRKIFEEGIL
- the lon gene encoding endopeptidase La; this translates as MKLDNNQNYPTQLPVIIEDELFLYPFMITPIFLSDTQNIKALDLAIQNETMIFVAPSKIEGGRSFDDIYDCGVIGNVMRKVPLPDGRIKILFQGYAKAKIINQLSNEPLCALVDLIHQEPLCSTKKEAIMEVLREKAKALSTVSHYFPPDLLRTIEEDNEPSRICDLILNSIKIKKHQAYEFFIETNLETKLLNLIDYLAKEIEANKIQKEIKNKVHSKIDKVNKEYFLKEQLKQIQRELGSDIQKESEVEEYNKKLEKKKAFMYEDAYKEIKKQIQKYERIHQDNSEASMVQTYIETVLDIPFESSSKKKLNLSDVIKQLNTDHYALEKPKERIEEYFAVKELLEKRKIKDKDGAKVILCLVGPPGVGKTSLANSVAKALKRELVRIALGGLEDVNELRGHRRTYIGAMPGRIIQGLIEAKQSNPVVVLDEIDKLSHNHRGDPSAVLLEILDPEQNTKFRDYYLNFNIDLSKIIFIATANDASLIPAALKDRMEFIELSSYTPQEKFQIAKDYLIPDEIKKHGLKKEEITFDKKAIELIISDYTRESGVRNLRRKIAEICRKCVKKLLLNKEFKTIKITTKNLKDFLDKKVFEIEKHEKENKIGQVNGLAWTAVGGDVLKIEAIKIKGKGELTLTGSLGDVMKESAKISQSLIKNLIDQNIIKVPKNLIYKEDESVYNLYNLHIHVPDGATPKDGPSAGITITTAIASIFSNKKVRSDVAMTGEIDLMGNVLPIGGLKEKLIAAYKAEISTAIIPHKNYERDLKDIPQEVIDNMKIIGVKNLAEVLKIVLV
- a CDS encoding PAS domain-containing protein, with amino-acid sequence MSKEKVLTSDVLITSKTNLRGEIIYANDDFLKYSDYSIEEILYKPHSLMRHPDMPRTVFKFLWDYIQEGKEIFAFVKNKTKYNDYYWVFANVTASHDINDNVINYYSVRRKPKQEAIATMEKIYRKLIEKEKDHGIKAGVEELQKIVKSYGMTYNQLMMEIQK
- a CDS encoding PAS domain-containing protein is translated as MSKEIILEANTLITSKTDLKGDIIYANDDFLKYAGYSMKEILYKPHSIVRHPDMPKTVFKCLWDYIQEGKEIFAFVKNKTKYNDYYWVFTNVTASYDENGNIINYYSVRRKPKQEAIATIEKVYQILLEAEKNGGIKAGIEELMKIVTSYNMNYNQLILALQK